A stretch of DNA from Mesorhizobium onobrychidis:
GTGATGGCCGTGCTTGCCGGCTGCGGCAAGCCAGAGTTTTCCGATGCCGAAAAGAAGACAATCGCCTCGCTGGCGCTGTCGGCGCTGCCGCCGCTGAAAGCCGACACCACAAACCGCTTCGCCGACGTGCCGGCCGCGGCCGCCCTCGGCGCGACGCTGTTTTTCGACGTCGGGATGAGCGGCGAGGGCAAGGTTTCCTGCTCGACCTGTCACAAGATCGACCGGCAGTTCCAGGACGACCTGCCGCAAGCGGTCGGTGTCGGCCGCACCAACCGGCGCACCATGCCGCTGGCCGGCGTCGCGCATGATGCATGGTTGTTCTGGGACGGGCGGCGCGACAGTCTTTGGGCGCAGGCGCTGGCGCCGCTGGAAAATCCGCTGGAGCAGGCCGGCAACCGCGCCGCCTACGCGCACTATATCAAGGCGCGATTCGGCGAGCGCTACGAGCGCATCTTCGGGCCGCTGCCCGACCTTTCGACTGTGCCGGCCAATGCCAGCCCGCTCGGCAGCGATGCCGAGAAGGCTGCCTGGAATGCCATGTCCGATGCACAGGCCCAGGGCGTCAACCGCGTCTTCGCCAATATCGGCAAGGCGATCGCCGCCTTCGAGCGATCGATTGCGCCGCCGCACACGCGCTTCGACCGGTTCGCCGCCGCCTTGGATACCGGTATACAGACTCCGCAAGGCGACGATGCCTTTTCGCCCGAGGAGATCCTCGGGCTAAAACTGTTCATCGGCAAGGCCAATTGCGTGACGTGCCATACCGGGCCGCGTTTCACCGACGGCAGCTTTCACAACACCGGCGTGCCGCCGGTTACAAATCTGCCGCCGGATCGCGGCCGCATGGATGCGGTGGCGCAGGTCGAGGCCGATCCGTTCAACTGCTTCGGCGCCTTTCGCGATGGCGACGCCAGCGCCTGCGGCGAGCTGCGCTTCATGGTCAAGGCCGGACCGGAACTCGTCCGCGCCTACAAGACGCCGTCGCTGCGCGGCGCCGCCACCCGTGCGCCCTACATGCATGCCGGGCAATTTTCTTCGCTCGACGAGGTGGTGGCGCATTATTCGAAAGCGCCGGCCAGTGTCGAGGGTGTATCCGAGGTCCACCCGCTGCAGCTTTCGAACCGCGAGCGCGCGGCGCTGGTGGCGTTTTTGAAGACGCTGGCGGAGTGAGGACTCGGAATAAAGGCCGCTCGGTAGCAATCCTTCGCGCGCCCCGCTGTCCCGCCAGCATCAAAGGTTCGTCACCGCAACAGCGCGCCTACCGATCCTTCACCGTCTCCATCGCCACGAAGGTCGAGGTCTGGGCGACGTGGGGCAGGGCGGAGATGCGCTCGCCGAGCACGCGGCGGTAGGCGGCGATGTCGGTGGTGCGGACTTTCAGGAGATAATCGAAGCTCGACGCCATCATATGGCATTGCTCGATCTCCGGCACCGCCTGCACGGCGCGGTTGAAGGCGTCGAGCGCGGCCGAGCGGGTGTCGGACAATTTCACCTGGACGAAGGCGACATGGCCTTCGCCCATGCGCTCGCGATCGATGATCGCCTGGTAGCCGCGGATGATGCCGTCTTTTTCCAGCCGCTTGACCCGCGCCTGCACCGGCGTCTTCGACAGGCCGACCTTTGCCGCGAGTTCCGACATGGAAAGCCGGCCGTCGCTGCCCAGCGCCGACAGGATGTTCCTGTCGATGCGGTCCAATTGGTCTTCTGTCATCGAATTTTTGGTCAATTTGGAGGAAATCACGCCGAACGATAGATCAATCGACCTGTCCTGTCGATTTCTTTGGACCGATCGAAACCAAGCTTTGTGCTAGCTTGCGCCATTCGGTCCGGTGACCGCCGGACCGCTCCCTGATGCTTGCTCTACAGGACCGTCATGCCAGCGCTCGAAGCCATCCGCCAGCAGATCCGTGCCAATTACTTGCCTGACGAAGACGAGGCCGTGAAGCGGCTGGCCGAGGCGACAGGGCTTTCGACGAAAGAGCGAAAGGCGATCTCGGCCCGCGCCGCCGACCTGGTGCGGGCGGTGCGCGGCTCGTCCGATCCGCGGTTGATGGAGGTCTTCCTGTCCGCCTACGGCCTCTCCACCAAGGAGGGCGTGGCGCTGATGTGTCTGGCCGAAGCGCTGCTTCGGGTGCCCGACACCGAGACGATGGACGACCTCATCGCCGACAAGATCGCGCCGCATGACTGGTCGGCGCATTCGGGCGGCTCGAGCTCGATCTTCGTCAATGCGTCGACCTGGGCGCTGATGCTGACCGGTCGAGTGCTCGACGAAGGCGAGGACGGCATCGAAGGCACGCTGCGCGCCATGGTGCGCCGGCTGGGCGAGCCGGTCATCCGCAGGGCGGTAGCCGCCGCCATGCGCGAAATGGGCGAGCAGTTCGTGCTCGGCCGCACGATTGCCGAGGCCGTCAAGCGCGGCCGGCCGATGACCCAGAAAGGCTATCTCTATTCCTTCGATATGCTGGGCGAAGCGGCTCGCACCGAGGCCGACGCCTTGCGCTATCTCAAGGCCTATGCCGACGCCATCTCGTCGCTCGACGCCGGCGCCAATGGTCCCGACATCCGACAGAACCACGGCATCTCGGTCAAGCTCTCGGCGCTGCACCCGCGCTATGAAGTGACGCAGAAGGAAAAGATGCTGCCTGTGATGGCCGAGCGGCTTTTGTCGCTGGCACTGGCGGCGCGCCATTCGCGCATGGGCCTCAACGTCGACGCCGAGGAAGCCGACCGCCTCGACCTGTCGCTCGAAATCATCGAACGGGTGCTGGCCGAGCCGGAACTCGCCGGCTGGGACGGTTTTGGCGTCGTCGTCCAGGCCTATGGTCCGCGCGCCGCTTTCGTCATCGACTGGCTCTATGCGCTGGCGAAGAAGTACGACCGCACCATCATGGTGCGGCTGGTCAAGGGCGCCTATTGGGATACCGAGATCAAGCGGGCGCAGACGCTCGGGCTCGACGGCTATCCGGTCTTCACCCGCAAGGCCAACACCGACGTGTCCTACCTCGCCTGCGCGAAAAAGCTGCTGTCGATGACCGACCGCATCTATCCGCAATTCGCCACCCACAACGCCCACACCGTCGCCGCCATCCTGTCGATGGCCGGGGATCGTGACTCCTTCGAGTTCCAGCGCCTGCATGGCATGGGCGAGGCGCTGCATGAGACGGTGCGGCGGGCCGAGGGCACGCGCTGCCGCATCTATGCGCCGGTCGGCGCGCATTCCGACCTGCTTGCCTATCTGGTCCGCCGGCTGCTCGAAAACGGCGCCAACTCTTCCTTCGTCCACCAGCTCACCGACGAGGAGGTCGAGCCGGAGGATATTGCGCGCGACCCGCTCGAGACGGTCGAGAAACAGGGTCCGGCCGCCAATCCGGCAATCGCTTGGCCGTCGGCGATCTTCGGCGCCGGCCGCCGCAATTCGAAGGGGTTCGACATCACCGACACCGTCACGCTGACTGCGATCGAGACGGCCAGGGCAGAGTTTGCCGGCCCGGAGCGCTGGCACGCCAAGCCG
This window harbors:
- a CDS encoding cytochrome-c peroxidase encodes the protein MNRVSRLLALLVMAVLAGCGKPEFSDAEKKTIASLALSALPPLKADTTNRFADVPAAAALGATLFFDVGMSGEGKVSCSTCHKIDRQFQDDLPQAVGVGRTNRRTMPLAGVAHDAWLFWDGRRDSLWAQALAPLENPLEQAGNRAAYAHYIKARFGERYERIFGPLPDLSTVPANASPLGSDAEKAAWNAMSDAQAQGVNRVFANIGKAIAAFERSIAPPHTRFDRFAAALDTGIQTPQGDDAFSPEEILGLKLFIGKANCVTCHTGPRFTDGSFHNTGVPPVTNLPPDRGRMDAVAQVEADPFNCFGAFRDGDASACGELRFMVKAGPELVRAYKTPSLRGAATRAPYMHAGQFSSLDEVVAHYSKAPASVEGVSEVHPLQLSNRERAALVAFLKTLAE
- a CDS encoding Lrp/AsnC family transcriptional regulator, yielding MTEDQLDRIDRNILSALGSDGRLSMSELAAKVGLSKTPVQARVKRLEKDGIIRGYQAIIDRERMGEGHVAFVQVKLSDTRSAALDAFNRAVQAVPEIEQCHMMASSFDYLLKVRTTDIAAYRRVLGERISALPHVAQTSTFVAMETVKDR